One Halalkalicoccus sp. NIPERK01 genomic region harbors:
- a CDS encoding plastocyanin/azurin family copper-binding protein, producing the protein MQRRAFLAAVGGGLLASAGGCTAIASLTESHDIGMSAHEFLPDAYTVEVGDTVSWENTGSRAHTVTAYDGGQPEGAAFFSTGEFESESRAREAWRDDREGSIYTGDRFEHTFETPGEHDYFCIPHERGGMIGRIVVEG; encoded by the coding sequence ATGCAACGGCGTGCGTTCCTCGCTGCCGTCGGGGGTGGCCTCCTCGCGAGCGCGGGCGGCTGTACCGCCATCGCGAGCCTGACCGAGAGCCACGACATCGGCATGAGCGCCCACGAGTTCCTCCCCGACGCCTACACCGTCGAGGTCGGCGACACCGTGAGCTGGGAGAACACCGGCTCGCGCGCACACACCGTCACCGCCTACGACGGCGGCCAGCCCGAGGGTGCGGCCTTCTTCTCGACCGGGGAGTTCGAGAGCGAGAGCCGGGCTAGAGAGGCGTGGCGCGACGACCGCGAGGGATCGATCTACACCGGCGACCGCTTCGAACACACGTTCGAGACGCCGGGCGAACACGACTACTTCTGCATCCCCCACGAGCGCGGCGGGATGATCGGACGAATCGTCGTCGAAGGATAG
- a CDS encoding HEAT repeat domain-containing protein, with amino-acid sequence MSEDEAPSDENEESEAPPEEGTEASDAETPDEPENAEEESASDTETGDAEGEAAESEEENGDEATEDEGAENADETEQDETEGSDEDEAEQESADLPTEPLTEEALDERLDGAEAALEEAETESDLDDVSATLVSIGDDLEEADLPEPDEDDEDAEDPRERLEERLSDLQDDLESQRGPYSEDVIEGIEEAGTTIEETRWTGKGEGELAAPVEEFVEAENEVLGTDLTLEGEEPADLVTTLEAAAREVGDASLDPDEDAETIAALLEAVEDLQAGLDAAEEWDDLTTREKLAAHGFYDVLDHRKDYPPEWHAIKVYEKRGEPEPILLALEQFGSEFMERHCLESLTRMGAEEALDAMTQRAQKRDKAAIKALGKIGSDDPVEMLLEYAEADSDPKLQLVTLKALGEIGSEEATQGVADRLTSENPEVRSGAARSLGLLGDTRAIEPLSDVLEDDGSDTVRASAAWALNQIGTQEALDAVEPYADDRAFLVQSEAQKVA; translated from the coding sequence ATGAGCGAGGACGAGGCCCCGTCCGACGAGAACGAGGAATCCGAGGCACCGCCCGAGGAGGGCACCGAGGCGTCCGACGCCGAGACGCCGGACGAACCCGAGAACGCCGAGGAGGAATCGGCGTCGGACACCGAAACGGGGGACGCCGAGGGCGAAGCGGCGGAAAGTGAGGAGGAGAACGGAGACGAAGCGACGGAAGACGAAGGCGCCGAGAACGCAGACGAAACTGAGCAGGACGAAACGGAGGGAAGCGACGAGGACGAAGCGGAACAGGAGAGCGCGGACCTGCCGACCGAACCGCTCACCGAGGAGGCGCTCGACGAGCGTCTCGACGGTGCGGAGGCCGCCTTGGAGGAGGCCGAGACCGAATCGGACCTCGACGACGTCTCGGCGACGCTCGTCAGTATCGGCGACGACCTAGAGGAGGCGGACCTCCCCGAACCCGACGAGGACGACGAGGACGCGGAGGACCCCCGCGAACGTCTCGAAGAACGCCTCTCGGATCTGCAGGACGACCTCGAATCCCAGCGCGGGCCCTACAGCGAGGACGTCATCGAGGGGATCGAGGAGGCCGGAACCACGATCGAGGAGACGCGCTGGACGGGGAAGGGCGAGGGCGAACTCGCCGCACCCGTCGAGGAGTTCGTCGAGGCCGAAAACGAGGTCCTCGGAACCGACCTGACGCTGGAGGGCGAGGAGCCCGCGGATCTCGTGACGACGCTCGAAGCCGCCGCTCGAGAGGTCGGCGACGCCTCGCTCGATCCCGACGAGGACGCAGAGACCATCGCCGCGTTGCTGGAGGCGGTCGAGGATCTCCAGGCGGGTCTCGACGCCGCGGAGGAGTGGGACGACCTCACGACACGCGAAAAACTCGCGGCCCACGGCTTTTACGACGTGCTCGACCACCGCAAGGACTACCCGCCGGAGTGGCACGCGATCAAGGTCTACGAGAAACGCGGCGAGCCCGAACCGATCCTGCTCGCGCTCGAACAGTTCGGCTCGGAGTTCATGGAACGCCACTGCCTCGAATCACTCACGCGGATGGGCGCCGAGGAGGCGCTCGACGCGATGACCCAGCGCGCACAGAAGCGCGACAAGGCCGCGATCAAGGCCCTCGGGAAGATCGGGAGCGACGACCCCGTCGAGATGCTTCTGGAGTACGCCGAGGCCGACAGCGACCCGAAGCTCCAACTCGTGACGCTGAAGGCGCTCGGCGAGATCGGGAGCGAGGAGGCCACGCAGGGGGTCGCCGACCGCCTGACCTCCGAGAACCCCGAGGTGCGAAGCGGCGCGGCCCGCTCGCTGGGCCTGCTCGGCGACACGCGTGCGATCGAACCGCTGTCGGACGTCCTCGAGGACGACGGCTCCGACACCGTCAGGGCCAGCGCCGCGTGGGCGCTCAACCAGATCGGCACGCAGGAGGCCCTCGACGCGGTCGAACCCTACGCCGACGACCGGGCCTTCCTCGTCCAGTCCGAGGCCCAGAAGGTCGCCTGA
- a CDS encoding protein sorting system archaetidylserine synthase (This PssA-like phosphatidyltransferase, along with a PssD-like decarboxylase, is required in Haloarchaea for the archaeosortase ArtA to replace the PGF-CTERM sorting signal with a C-terminal lipid anchor.): MEFAPRFVGRLGIADAVTVGNAALGFLAAAVAMVDVAVAAQFVLLAAVLDGLDGVLARRYGGTRVGPYLDSLADVASFGVAPAMLVIALAEDAAVSDLIAVAAFGIPALFVAMAVVRLGLYTAYDAAHTTTLGAPSTLAATTLGAAVLAGIEAPAAVLAITAAFCYLMVSPIEYPDLLARDALLMGIIHVLAVLIPGFQGGMFPVALLTLSLAYLLLGPWLYWGEAEREGEGKRS, from the coding sequence ATGGAGTTCGCGCCCCGCTTCGTCGGCCGACTGGGGATCGCAGACGCGGTCACCGTCGGCAACGCCGCCCTGGGGTTTCTGGCGGCGGCGGTCGCGATGGTCGACGTGGCGGTCGCGGCGCAGTTCGTCCTGCTGGCGGCGGTGTTGGACGGACTCGACGGCGTGCTCGCCCGGCGCTACGGCGGCACCCGGGTGGGGCCGTACCTCGACTCGCTCGCGGACGTCGCTTCCTTCGGGGTCGCTCCCGCGATGCTGGTTATCGCGCTCGCGGAGGACGCGGCGGTCAGCGACCTCATCGCGGTCGCCGCCTTCGGGATCCCGGCGCTGTTCGTCGCGATGGCGGTCGTCCGACTGGGGCTGTATACGGCCTACGACGCGGCCCACACGACGACGCTGGGTGCGCCGAGCACGCTCGCCGCGACGACCCTCGGGGCGGCGGTTCTCGCGGGGATCGAGGCGCCCGCGGCCGTCCTCGCGATCACCGCCGCGTTCTGCTACCTGATGGTCTCGCCGATCGAGTACCCCGACCTGCTCGCGCGCGACGCCCTGTTGATGGGGATCATTCACGTCCTCGCCGTCCTGATCCCGGGCTTCCAGGGCGGGATGTTCCCCGTCGCGCTGTTGACGCTCTCGCTCGCGTACCTCCTGTTGGGGCCGTGGCTCTACTGGGGCGAGGCCGAGCGCGAGGGGGAAGGGAAACGCTCATAG
- a CDS encoding KEOPS complex subunit Pcc1: MKRIEIRTTHADPDLVARAVSPDNTPEIETRTEGGWVVTTITRESTGGLRTTADDYVVNLTVADEVVQLADQRTTTQS, from the coding sequence ATGAAACGCATCGAGATCCGAACGACCCACGCGGACCCCGACCTCGTCGCGCGAGCGGTCTCGCCGGACAACACGCCCGAGATCGAGACCCGAACGGAGGGTGGGTGGGTGGTGACGACGATCACCCGCGAGTCGACGGGCGGCCTGCGGACGACCGCGGACGACTACGTCGTAAACCTCACGGTGGCCGACGAAGTGGTACAGCTAGCAGATCAACGGACGACAACCCAATCATGA
- a CDS encoding 30S ribosomal protein S15, with protein sequence MARMHTRRRGSSGSDRPTADEPPEWSDVDADEIESRVVELAEEGLDPSQIGMKLRDEGVKGTPVPNVKLATGKKLGEILEENDASPDVPEDLRNLMERAIRLREHVAENGQDAQNKRALQNTEAKVRRLVNYYRGDELPADFRYTYRNAQELLE encoded by the coding sequence ATGGCACGAATGCATACACGCCGTCGCGGCTCGTCCGGATCGGACAGGCCGACGGCAGACGAACCACCGGAGTGGAGCGACGTCGACGCCGACGAGATCGAATCGCGCGTCGTCGAACTCGCAGAGGAGGGCCTCGACCCCAGCCAGATCGGCATGAAACTGCGCGACGAGGGCGTCAAGGGCACGCCCGTCCCGAACGTCAAACTCGCCACCGGCAAGAAACTCGGCGAGATCCTCGAAGAGAACGACGCCTCGCCCGACGTTCCGGAGGACCTCCGGAACCTGATGGAGCGGGCGATCCGCCTGCGCGAGCACGTCGCCGAGAACGGACAGGACGCCCAGAACAAGCGCGCGCTGCAGAACACGGAGGCGAAGGTCCGCCGGCTCGTCAACTACTACCGCGGCGACGAGCTCCCCGCGGACTTCCGCTACACCTACCGGAACGCCCAGGAACTCCTCGAGTAA
- a CDS encoding 30S ribosomal protein S3ae encodes MSERSVSRQQRQKRWYTVLAPEQFDRAELGQSPANEPDQLLGRTLETTLGELTNNASENNIKLTFKINDVGSDAAYTEFVKHELTRDYVRSLVRRGASKIDAYVTVLTTDDYRVQVQPVAFTTKKADHSQEHAIRKRMIEMVEEAGEERTFEGLVDSVVEGRLSSAIYGEAKTIYPLRRVEIQKLTLEARPEEVAEEEETAVDVEETDVAVDENEA; translated from the coding sequence ATGAGTGAACGATCAGTTTCCCGACAGCAACGACAGAAGCGGTGGTACACCGTGCTCGCGCCCGAGCAGTTCGACCGGGCCGAACTCGGCCAGTCACCCGCGAACGAACCGGACCAGCTCCTCGGGCGTACCCTCGAGACGACGCTCGGCGAGCTGACGAACAACGCCAGCGAGAACAACATCAAGCTCACGTTCAAGATCAACGACGTGGGCAGCGACGCCGCCTACACGGAGTTCGTCAAACACGAACTCACGCGCGATTACGTGCGCAGCCTCGTGCGCCGGGGCGCCTCGAAGATCGACGCCTACGTCACCGTCCTGACGACCGACGACTACCGCGTGCAGGTCCAGCCCGTCGCCTTCACGACGAAGAAGGCCGACCACAGCCAGGAACACGCCATCCGAAAGCGAATGATCGAGATGGTCGAGGAGGCCGGCGAGGAGCGCACCTTTGAGGGGCTCGTCGACAGCGTCGTCGAGGGCCGCCTCTCGAGTGCGATCTACGGCGAGGCGAAGACGATCTACCCGCTCCGTCGCGTCGAGATCCAGAAGCTCACCCTCGAGGCCCGACCCGAGGAGGTCGCGGAGGAGGAGGAGACCGCGGTCGACGTCGAGGAGACCGACGTCGCGGTCGACGAAAACGAGGCGTAG
- a CDS encoding DHH family phosphoesterase has protein sequence MTAEPELDGDPVVYELNAACTVEELDSDTPYLATVNGVVEYGVFVDLSEEVSGLVHESALETDYAVGDRLVVSLEQVRENGDIAFEPVGIDPESATVETVEHSYEITRTTDLAVGESVHLEGEVVQVKQTGGPTVFQVRDGAGVVPCTAFEAAGVRAHPGIGVGDLVHVSGRVERRDGARQIEVEGIETLDGERASDARERLDAALDERAQPHEVDPLIEWPALDPLIEDLEEVARLIRRTVLEGRPIRMRHHADGDGMCAAVPVALAIERFIEETHEDSDAAQHLLKRLPSKAPFYEMEDATRDLNYALGDRARHGQKLPLLLMLDNGSTEEDVPAYETLAHYDIPIAAVDHHHPDPEAVDDLLAAHVNPYLHGEDYRITTGMLCAELARMIDPTITDELRHVPAVAGIADRSKADAMERYLELAREEGYDEADLEDVSEALDYAAHWLRYSAGRALIADVLDVGGDTERHADVVEFLAERAQRDIDEQLAAAMPHVERERLDSGVHLCRIDVENHAHRFTFPAPGTTTGEIHDRIVEETGDPVITIGYGPDFAVLRSDGVRLDIPRMVSELVDEIDGGGVSGGGHLVVGSIKFVKGMREEVLDALVEKMGEAELDEALSSAETVTDR, from the coding sequence ATGACAGCAGAACCCGAGCTCGACGGCGACCCCGTCGTCTACGAGCTCAACGCGGCGTGTACGGTCGAGGAGCTCGACTCCGATACACCCTATCTGGCGACGGTCAACGGCGTCGTCGAGTACGGCGTCTTCGTCGACCTCTCCGAGGAGGTATCGGGCCTCGTCCACGAGTCCGCCCTCGAGACCGACTACGCCGTCGGCGACCGGCTGGTCGTCAGTCTCGAGCAGGTCCGGGAGAACGGCGACATCGCGTTCGAACCCGTGGGGATCGACCCCGAGTCGGCGACGGTCGAGACGGTCGAGCACAGCTACGAGATCACCCGGACGACGGACCTCGCCGTCGGCGAGTCGGTCCACCTCGAGGGCGAGGTCGTGCAGGTCAAACAGACCGGCGGCCCGACGGTCTTCCAGGTCCGCGACGGGGCCGGCGTCGTCCCGTGCACCGCATTCGAGGCCGCGGGCGTGCGCGCCCACCCCGGGATCGGGGTCGGCGACCTCGTCCACGTCTCGGGTCGCGTCGAGCGCCGCGACGGGGCCCGCCAGATCGAGGTCGAGGGGATCGAGACGCTCGACGGCGAGCGCGCGAGCGACGCCCGCGAGCGCCTCGACGCCGCGCTCGACGAGCGCGCCCAGCCCCACGAGGTCGATCCGCTGATCGAGTGGCCCGCGCTCGACCCGCTGATCGAGGACCTGGAGGAGGTCGCCCGACTGATTCGCCGGACGGTCCTCGAGGGCCGGCCGATCCGGATGCGCCACCACGCCGACGGCGACGGGATGTGCGCCGCGGTGCCCGTCGCGCTCGCGATCGAGCGCTTCATCGAGGAGACCCACGAGGACTCCGACGCCGCCCAGCACCTGCTGAAGCGCCTCCCGAGCAAGGCCCCGTTCTACGAGATGGAGGACGCCACGCGCGACCTCAACTACGCGCTGGGCGACCGGGCGCGCCACGGCCAGAAGCTCCCCCTCCTGTTGATGCTCGACAACGGCAGCACGGAGGAGGACGTGCCGGCCTACGAGACGCTCGCGCACTACGACATCCCGATCGCGGCCGTCGATCACCACCACCCCGACCCCGAGGCGGTCGACGACCTGCTCGCGGCCCACGTCAACCCCTACCTCCACGGCGAGGACTACCGCATCACCACGGGGATGCTCTGTGCCGAACTCGCGCGGATGATTGACCCGACGATCACCGACGAACTCCGGCACGTCCCCGCGGTCGCGGGGATCGCGGATCGCTCGAAGGCCGACGCGATGGAGCGGTATCTCGAACTCGCCCGCGAAGAGGGCTACGACGAGGCCGACCTCGAGGACGTCAGCGAGGCGCTCGATTACGCCGCCCACTGGCTGCGCTACAGCGCCGGTCGAGCGCTCATCGCGGACGTGCTCGACGTCGGCGGCGACACCGAGCGCCACGCCGACGTCGTCGAGTTCCTCGCCGAGCGCGCCCAGCGCGACATCGACGAGCAACTGGCGGCGGCGATGCCCCACGTCGAGCGCGAACGCCTCGACAGCGGCGTCCACCTCTGTCGGATCGACGTCGAGAACCACGCCCACCGTTTCACGTTTCCCGCGCCCGGCACCACCACCGGCGAGATCCACGACCGGATCGTCGAGGAGACCGGCGACCCCGTCATCACGATCGGCTACGGGCCCGACTTCGCCGTCCTCCGGAGCGACGGCGTGCGCCTCGACATCCCCCGGATGGTGAGCGAACTCGTAGACGAGATCGACGGCGGCGGCGTTTCGGGCGGCGGCCACCTCGTCGTGGGGTCGATCAAGTTCGTCAAGGGGATGCGCGAGGAGGTCCTCGACGCGCTGGTCGAGAAGATGGGCGAGGCGGAACTCGACGAGGCGCTGTCGAGCGCCGAGACCGTCACGGACCGGTAG
- a CDS encoding exonuclease RecJ: MAVTGRSERDLAATLTDAGFVRVAPRADGDSIAAAGLLLRALAARSTPFQARVVPLTDDLPADATVPIGFPEEFAPDDRPASAAAADLVRELDCEPDPGLALAGCLLGGDPEAAGVDLDRRSGVGIPTADLADGLAHSTLFHADFSGDETAVGAHLAELADDDRAVASLAALDAVGSEAASDRAATAIERALRPHATPEGPFETAEGLADVLDCLARDAPGVALALAMGHDTRLEALDAWRTHATAAHDAIRGADTGRYDGLFVARINEGPVATVARLLRDFRSPEPVVLVVADDEAGAAGFDGVGEAMAEAGVAVDGMGGGTPSRGVARFDCPPEAFLEAFRGAMA; the protein is encoded by the coding sequence ATGGCCGTCACGGGTCGATCGGAACGCGATCTCGCCGCCACGCTCACGGATGCCGGATTCGTTCGGGTAGCCCCGCGTGCGGACGGCGATTCGATCGCCGCCGCCGGGTTGCTCCTGCGCGCGCTCGCGGCCCGATCGACCCCGTTTCAGGCCCGCGTCGTCCCGCTCACGGACGACCTGCCCGCCGACGCGACCGTCCCGATCGGCTTTCCCGAGGAATTCGCACCCGACGATCGACCGGCCAGCGCGGCCGCGGCCGACCTCGTCCGCGAACTCGACTGCGAGCCCGATCCCGGGCTGGCGCTCGCGGGCTGCCTGCTCGGGGGCGACCCCGAGGCGGCCGGCGTCGACCTCGACCGCCGATCCGGGGTCGGGATCCCCACGGCGGATCTGGCGGACGGCCTCGCCCACTCGACGCTGTTTCACGCCGATTTCTCGGGCGACGAGACGGCCGTCGGCGCGCACCTCGCCGAACTCGCGGACGACGATCGGGCGGTGGCCTCGCTCGCCGCGCTCGACGCCGTCGGCTCCGAGGCCGCGAGCGACCGGGCCGCGACCGCGATCGAGCGGGCGCTTCGCCCGCACGCCACGCCCGAGGGACCGTTCGAGACCGCCGAAGGGCTCGCGGACGTGCTCGACTGCCTCGCGCGCGACGCGCCGGGGGTCGCCCTCGCGCTCGCGATGGGACACGACACACGACTCGAAGCGCTCGACGCGTGGCGCACCCACGCGACGGCGGCCCACGACGCGATCCGCGGGGCAGACACCGGCCGCTACGACGGCCTGTTCGTCGCGCGTATCAACGAGGGACCGGTCGCGACGGTCGCGCGCCTCCTCAGGGACTTCCGCTCGCCCGAACCCGTCGTCCTCGTCGTCGCCGACGACGAGGCGGGTGCGGCGGGGTTCGATGGCGTCGGCGAGGCGATGGCCGAGGCGGGCGTGGCGGTCGACGGCATGGGTGGTGGCACTCCCTCTCGGGGTGTCGCCCGCTTCGACTGCCCGCCCGAGGCGTTTCTCGAGGCCTTCAGGGGGGCGATGGCATGA
- a CDS encoding phospholipase D-like domain-containing protein produces MSRSRAALVACLFVLAVASGASATPADATIVEVYPNTNHAGNAGEYVVVEFAPESDLSAFSLTDGKTTTPLGNGTVSGPVAFSREPRITHEKVAYPVRELPEHFAMAQTGETIGLYRGAELVDETTYERAPEGERWLLADGGWEWRPRGATDFEARDLPAERATAFSLPDSPGVPIETLREADERLYLAGYSFHSERATEALLAAHERGVEVRVLVDGTPVGGQTEAEARALDRLAAGGIEVRVFDGAATRYRYHHPKYAVADDRALVLTENWKPAGTGGRASRGWGVVVESEAVAEDLAAVFEADADWEDTARWDRSLAGTLVDKEPPEGTFPSEFSPTTGGVDSVRVVTAPDNAEEETIALIRSAEESIRIEQATIAHDHVFLREALAAAERGVEVRILLDSSWYVEDENEEVVRWLEDQSEAGDLPIEARTVDSDDFAKLHAKGVVVDDRRTMVGSVNWNANSVENNREVALIVESEPIAAYFAAVFDADWAGEEGWSIPVEVGLGVAGAAGGAVLVGSRLLRFGSTGP; encoded by the coding sequence GTGTCCCGGTCGCGCGCCGCGCTGGTCGCCTGCCTGTTCGTCCTCGCCGTCGCGAGCGGCGCGAGCGCCACACCCGCCGACGCGACGATCGTCGAGGTGTATCCCAACACCAACCACGCGGGCAACGCCGGCGAGTACGTCGTCGTCGAGTTCGCCCCCGAGAGCGACCTCTCGGCGTTCTCGTTGACCGACGGGAAGACGACCACGCCGCTCGGAAACGGGACCGTCTCGGGGCCCGTGGCGTTCAGCCGCGAGCCAAGGATAACCCACGAGAAGGTCGCGTACCCCGTCCGCGAACTGCCCGAACACTTCGCGATGGCCCAGACCGGCGAGACCATCGGGCTGTATCGGGGAGCCGAACTCGTCGACGAGACGACCTACGAGCGCGCCCCGGAGGGCGAGCGGTGGCTCCTCGCGGACGGAGGATGGGAGTGGCGCCCCCGGGGCGCGACGGACTTCGAGGCGCGCGACCTCCCCGCGGAGCGCGCGACGGCCTTTAGCCTGCCCGACTCCCCCGGGGTCCCGATCGAGACGCTCCGAGAAGCGGACGAGCGCCTCTACCTCGCGGGCTACTCCTTTCACTCCGAGCGCGCGACCGAGGCGCTCCTCGCGGCCCACGAACGGGGCGTCGAGGTGCGCGTGCTGGTCGACGGCACGCCGGTCGGCGGGCAGACCGAGGCGGAGGCGCGGGCGCTCGATCGACTCGCCGCGGGCGGGATCGAGGTCCGCGTCTTCGATGGGGCCGCGACCCGCTATCGGTACCACCACCCGAAGTACGCCGTCGCCGACGACCGCGCGCTCGTCCTCACGGAGAACTGGAAACCCGCCGGAACCGGCGGGAGGGCGAGCCGCGGCTGGGGGGTCGTCGTCGAAAGCGAGGCGGTCGCCGAGGACCTCGCGGCCGTCTTCGAGGCCGACGCCGACTGGGAGGACACCGCACGCTGGGACCGCTCGCTCGCGGGCACGCTCGTCGACAAGGAACCACCCGAGGGGACGTTCCCGAGCGAGTTCAGTCCGACTACGGGCGGGGTCGACTCGGTCCGTGTCGTGACCGCGCCCGACAACGCAGAAGAGGAGACGATCGCGCTCATCCGAAGCGCCGAGGAGTCGATCCGGATCGAGCAGGCGACGATCGCCCACGACCACGTCTTCCTGCGGGAGGCGCTCGCCGCCGCCGAGCGCGGCGTCGAGGTGCGGATCCTGCTCGACTCGTCGTGGTACGTCGAGGACGAAAACGAGGAGGTCGTCCGGTGGCTCGAGGATCAGTCCGAGGCCGGTGACCTGCCGATCGAGGCCCGAACGGTCGACAGCGACGACTTCGCGAAGCTCCACGCCAAGGGCGTGGTCGTCGACGACCGCCGCACGATGGTCGGGAGCGTCAACTGGAACGCGAACTCGGTCGAGAACAACCGCGAGGTGGCGCTGATCGTCGAGAGCGAGCCGATCGCGGCGTACTTCGCGGCGGTGTTCGACGCCGACTGGGCCGGCGAGGAGGGGTGGTCGATCCCCGTCGAGGTCGGTCTCGGCGTCGCGGGTGCGGCCGGCGGCGCCGTCCTCGTGGGATCCCGCCTGCTCCGGTTCGGCTCTACCGGTCCGTGA